In Desulfobaculum bizertense DSM 18034, the sequence AGACATGCTGATAACGGCAAAGTCGTGCATAAGCGGAGCGCCGAGCAGGGCTGCGCCAGCGGCGAGAGCTGGAATGCCGGGAATGACGTTGAGGGTCACGTCGTCGAGAAGCTCGCGTTTTTCGAGGACTTCGAGCACGAGGCCAGACATGCCATAAATGCCGGAGTCACCGCTGGAGATGACGACAGTGTCGCGGCCTTCGCAGGCAGCGTCAACAGCGGCATTCACGCGGTCGAGTTCTTTTTTCATGCCGGTGACGATGTGGTCTTTTCCCTGTTTGAGGGCATCGGGCACGAGGTCCATATAAGTGCCATAACCGACGAGCACGTCGCAGCGTTCAATGGCCTGAGCTGCGAGGGGGGCGAGAAGCTCGGAAGAGCCGGGGCCGAGACCTACGACAGTGACGGAACCTGTGCCACTGCAAGGGTGCTGTTCGATGTTTTTGTCTTCGGGACAAGCAGGCTTGGAGCCTGTGAGAGAATCAGTGCTGCTGCTTCGCATACGCTAGGGACCCCCATCCGCTCCAGAACGCGCTCTGATGGGTTGGGCACGCTCACGGCGGAGAGTTGTTCTTGGTTGTAAAAATGAATGGGAACGCGAAGGGTTCTGGCACA encodes:
- the cobJ gene encoding precorrin-3B C(17)-methyltransferase; its protein translation is MRSSSTDSLTGSKPACPEDKNIEQHPCSGTGSVTVVGLGPGSSELLAPLAAQAIERCDVLVGYGTYMDLVPDALKQGKDHIVTGMKKELDRVNAAVDAACEGRDTVVISSGDSGIYGMSGLVLEVLEKRELLDDVTLNVIPGIPALAAGAALLGAPLMHDFAVISMSDLLTPWERIESRVSHAAAADFSLVIYNPRSKRRDWQLPKALELVREHRSPETPIGIVTSAFREKQQIQVTTLGEVKPEDIGMLSIVFIGNSQTRKVGNRILTPRGYADKYAMGK